The proteins below come from a single Chitinophaga pinensis DSM 2588 genomic window:
- a CDS encoding FecR family protein codes for MTKEQLTDLTAKYLKGTATPEEHALLEKWYYSFNQQELSINLPEEDEAALEARMKKQIDQRVKAHHRSRRSLVKRLSAWQMAAGALLLLTGGLLTVFFSNRAVYKALRYPQQIVLKDGSKVWLNAETRLVYTDFPFFNERKLDLTGEAYFDVASDPEKPFIIQSGSMTTQVLGTAFNIKAYPDEPFYITVTSGKVRLEDKQTKTVTVLTSNKQLKYASQHPPVLKEVVSANAHAWTSGQLEFYDQSFGEIARAINRKYHVKVVFANNTLEQCMITASFEKESAVSRVIDLLCKINNTTYTFSADSSIVTLEGKGCQ; via the coding sequence ATGACCAAAGAACAGCTGACTGATCTGACTGCTAAGTACCTGAAAGGTACTGCCACTCCTGAGGAGCATGCCTTGCTGGAAAAATGGTATTATTCCTTTAATCAGCAGGAATTGAGCATCAACCTGCCAGAAGAGGACGAAGCTGCGCTGGAGGCAAGGATGAAGAAGCAGATCGATCAGCGGGTAAAAGCCCATCATCGTTCACGACGGTCATTGGTAAAACGCTTATCAGCATGGCAGATGGCGGCAGGCGCATTGCTGCTGCTTACAGGAGGATTGCTCACTGTGTTTTTCAGCAACAGAGCCGTTTATAAGGCACTACGGTATCCACAGCAGATCGTGCTGAAAGATGGAAGTAAGGTGTGGCTCAATGCTGAAACCCGCCTGGTATATACAGATTTTCCGTTTTTCAACGAACGCAAACTGGATCTGACAGGGGAAGCCTATTTCGATGTAGCCAGCGATCCGGAGAAGCCCTTTATCATACAGTCGGGTAGTATGACGACACAGGTACTGGGCACCGCATTCAATATCAAAGCTTATCCTGACGAGCCTTTTTATATCACGGTAACAAGTGGTAAAGTCAGACTGGAGGACAAACAAACAAAAACAGTTACTGTACTGACATCTAATAAACAACTGAAATATGCGAGCCAGCATCCACCGGTACTGAAGGAAGTAGTATCAGCCAACGCACATGCCTGGACAAGCGGACAACTGGAGTTTTATGATCAGTCTTTCGGGGAAATAGCCCGGGCCATCAACAGAAAATATCATGTTAAAGTAGTATTCGCCAACAACACGTTAGAGCAGTGTATGATCACTGCCAGTTTTGAGAAAGAATCAGCAGTATCCCGTGTGATAGATCTACTTTGTAAGATCAATAATACAACATATACCTTCAGTGCAGACAGTAGCATTGTGACGCTGGAAGGAAAAGGTTGTCAGTGA
- a CDS encoding TonB-dependent receptor, protein MRCSVYILIFAFTFSFSLFANNTDGQDIREVKINLTVSNMKLSAVLERIQQMTPFRFVYNSSHIKATAPVSMHVSNMPVDKVLAQLLNTSDFSFEQNKTQIIITRNTRSVMADMALEGDMLSLPVDTAITVKGKVKDDKGQPLIGVTVGVKGKNRGVTTDATGSFSIRVENNDSLVFKTIGFSPVTVSALSNLNNITLSTSTTSLNDVVVVGYGVQTRRDLTGTISTVKGADIKNLPVSDAAQAIQGRVAGVDIVRSDGSPGTTPSIRIRGTGTINNSEPLIVIDGVPAASSGLSDINNNDIASMEVLKDASSSAIYGTRAANGVIIITTKKGTYNEKLNTSVNIYRGVSNVRKYLPLLTAPDLVKLKQERYTNDGLSVPAIWQDPYYAVQRSDWQKALFNTGHVTNADVSIKGGSAFSNYLFSLGYYDEKGLITNTYFKRFTVRINSEHRINSRLKVGENLQLTARKGNSLDTYSSQTGLIFSALRFNPAIPVKDETGNYGSAQGSNELGDINNPVYTAETTDAWIKNYRILANAFAEVEIIRDLKLRLNYAFDGTLSNSFSFLPKTLTQVRTRDDAELNQANTSTNQHLGEAFLSYNKTLAQKHQISLTGGVSYQKYTGSYFNAQRNGFDDESPYVLVLDNGSIVYNAAGNYYATNILASGFVRGFYSFKGKYLLTATMRADGSSRFAPGNRWGYFPAVSAGWRVSDEAFFRNNVHAVSNLKLTGGWGVLGNQNVTEFQYLATVVKNRKYNFGDVPYTGIWNSSLANNAITWEKAHMTNISMEIGFLNNALNGTITYFDKNTIDMLVPAAKPDLHGTSTVPDENMGRLNNHGWEFEVSYQGGKKAFTYFLAANATVLKNKVTRLYSSNSYIGSSNYGRQNQEISRTYEGQPIASFYGWKTAGLYQNQAQIDNDPYIAKDGRKANIKPGDVRFVDVNNDGAITEADRVYLGDPNPRLQYGFQAGGNFKGFDLNLSFTGVAGVKLYNADKMQGLDPTYSYNYYAEQLNRWHGEGTSNSVSRMTLSDNNGNYRTSDRFIEKGNYFALRNVSLGYTIPAKVWGGQSNAPGIRVYVAGQNMFIITNYSGLNPELGYTDGNKQRGVDVATYPQARSITFGASMNF, encoded by the coding sequence ATGCGATGTTCGGTTTATATATTGATATTTGCCTTTACCTTTTCATTTTCTCTGTTCGCCAATAATACCGACGGACAGGATATCAGAGAAGTAAAGATCAACCTGACTGTCAGCAATATGAAGCTGTCAGCCGTTCTGGAAAGGATCCAGCAGATGACGCCTTTCCGTTTTGTTTACAATTCCTCCCACATCAAGGCGACTGCACCCGTAAGTATGCATGTCAGCAATATGCCGGTGGACAAAGTCCTGGCACAACTGCTCAATACCTCTGATTTTAGTTTCGAACAGAATAAAACACAGATCATTATTACCCGGAATACCCGGAGCGTGATGGCTGATATGGCGCTGGAAGGCGATATGTTGTCACTGCCGGTGGATACCGCTATCACTGTAAAAGGTAAGGTAAAAGATGATAAAGGCCAGCCGCTGATCGGTGTTACCGTAGGCGTAAAAGGCAAAAACAGGGGTGTAACTACTGACGCTACTGGTAGCTTCTCTATCAGGGTTGAAAACAATGACTCGCTGGTATTCAAGACTATCGGATTCTCTCCGGTGACTGTCAGCGCGCTCTCCAACCTGAATAATATTACCCTGTCCACCAGTACTACCAGTCTGAATGACGTAGTAGTAGTGGGTTATGGTGTACAGACAAGACGCGACCTGACCGGTACTATCTCCACCGTAAAAGGCGCAGATATCAAAAACCTGCCGGTGAGTGATGCCGCACAGGCCATTCAGGGCCGCGTAGCTGGTGTCGATATCGTTCGTTCGGATGGATCTCCTGGTACGACGCCAAGTATCCGTATCCGTGGTACAGGTACTATCAATAACTCAGAACCGTTGATCGTGATCGATGGTGTGCCTGCTGCCTCTTCCGGCCTGAGTGATATCAATAATAATGATATCGCTTCCATGGAAGTACTGAAAGACGCTTCTTCTTCTGCTATCTATGGTACCCGCGCTGCTAACGGTGTAATCATCATTACCACTAAGAAAGGTACTTACAACGAAAAGCTGAATACCTCCGTAAACATCTATCGTGGTGTATCTAACGTGCGTAAATATCTGCCGCTGTTAACTGCGCCTGATCTCGTAAAACTGAAACAGGAACGTTATACCAATGATGGTTTGTCCGTACCAGCTATCTGGCAGGATCCATATTATGCGGTACAGCGTAGCGACTGGCAGAAAGCATTATTCAATACCGGTCACGTGACCAATGCGGATGTGTCTATCAAAGGCGGTAGTGCATTTTCCAACTACCTGTTCTCACTGGGCTACTATGATGAAAAAGGATTGATCACCAATACCTATTTCAAACGTTTCACCGTACGTATCAATTCCGAACACAGGATCAACAGCCGCCTGAAAGTAGGGGAGAACTTACAACTGACCGCCCGTAAGGGTAATTCACTGGATACCTATTCCTCACAGACGGGTCTTATCTTCAGCGCCCTGCGTTTCAACCCTGCTATTCCTGTGAAGGATGAAACAGGTAACTACGGATCCGCTCAGGGCAGCAATGAACTGGGTGACATCAACAACCCGGTATATACCGCTGAAACAACAGATGCGTGGATTAAGAACTATCGTATCCTGGCAAATGCTTTTGCAGAAGTAGAGATCATCAGAGACCTGAAACTGCGGCTGAACTACGCATTTGACGGAACGCTGAGCAACTCTTTCAGCTTCCTGCCTAAGACACTGACACAGGTACGTACCCGTGACGATGCAGAATTAAACCAGGCGAATACAAGTACCAATCAACACCTGGGAGAAGCTTTCCTGAGTTATAATAAGACCCTTGCACAGAAACATCAGATATCCTTAACAGGCGGTGTTTCCTACCAGAAATATACAGGTAGCTATTTCAACGCACAGCGTAATGGCTTTGATGATGAATCTCCTTATGTACTGGTGCTGGACAATGGTTCCATCGTATACAATGCCGCTGGTAACTATTATGCTACCAACATCCTGGCATCCGGATTTGTAAGAGGTTTCTATAGCTTTAAAGGCAAATACCTGCTGACCGCTACTATGCGTGCAGATGGTTCTTCCAGATTTGCACCGGGTAACCGCTGGGGCTATTTCCCTGCTGTATCTGCAGGATGGCGTGTTTCTGATGAAGCCTTCTTCAGGAATAACGTACATGCTGTCAGCAATCTGAAACTGACAGGTGGATGGGGCGTACTGGGTAACCAGAACGTGACCGAATTCCAGTACTTAGCTACCGTGGTTAAAAACCGTAAGTATAACTTCGGTGATGTGCCTTATACCGGGATCTGGAATTCCAGTCTTGCGAACAACGCTATTACCTGGGAAAAAGCACACATGACCAACATCAGCATGGAGATCGGATTCCTGAACAACGCGCTGAATGGTACCATCACTTACTTTGACAAGAATACCATCGACATGCTGGTACCTGCTGCAAAGCCGGACCTGCACGGTACATCTACAGTGCCTGATGAGAATATGGGCAGACTGAACAACCACGGTTGGGAGTTTGAAGTGTCCTATCAGGGTGGTAAAAAAGCGTTTACTTATTTCCTAGCCGCTAACGCCACTGTACTGAAGAATAAAGTGACCAGATTGTATTCCAGCAATTCTTATATCGGTTCGTCTAACTACGGTCGCCAGAACCAGGAAATCTCCCGTACCTACGAAGGACAGCCAATCGCTTCTTTCTACGGATGGAAAACAGCTGGTCTGTATCAGAACCAGGCACAGATAGACAACGATCCTTATATCGCTAAAGATGGCAGGAAAGCGAATATCAAACCAGGTGACGTACGTTTCGTAGACGTTAATAATGACGGTGCAATCACGGAAGCCGACCGTGTGTATCTGGGTGATCCTAACCCACGTCTGCAATACGGTTTCCAGGCAGGTGGTAACTTCAAAGGCTTTGACCTGAACCTCTCCTTTACCGGTGTAGCAGGTGTAAAACTGTATAACGCAGATAAAATGCAGGGCCTGGATCCCACCTATTCATACAATTACTATGCAGAACAGCTGAACCGCTGGCATGGTGAGGGTACCAGCAACAGCGTATCCCGTATGACCCTGAGCGATAACAATGGTAACTACCGTACGTCAGACAGGTTCATTGAAAAAGGTAACTATTTCGCCCTGCGCAACGTTTCACTCGGATATACCATTCCTGCGAAAGTATGGGGTGGCCAGTCCAATGCGCCTGGTATCCGTGTGTATGTAGCCGGACAGAATATGTTCATCATCACCAACTACTCCGGTCTGAATCCTGAACTGGGTTATACAGACGGTAATAAACAAAGAGGTGTGGACGTAGCCACCTATCCACAGGCAAGAAGTATAACATTTGGTGCTTCAATGAATTTCTAA
- a CDS encoding RagB/SusD family nutrient uptake outer membrane protein, whose protein sequence is MTTKNRYKLLIIAAVLFTSMTSCDSILDVTPKGTYTTATYWRNQSDAVNGITGIYNVLLEEDFTGHAEFTFDDPSDDQYRAGDHSEDVAIENLTYDAANAQVRFGWKWKYEMINRANSALIYIPKITSIDEDIKNRCLGEARFLRAFAYWRLMLVYGEAPVVSEDDVLTGNYNKPKVGIDSLRSMIQTDLLAAADLLPDSYEGADRGRVSKGSAWGLLCKLYMYWEKLDQAIIYGEKVINSGKYNLAPTYVANFTPETSNNDEMLFAVQTSDTWGYSDFTTYYTPREWNGWNFHQPLKQLVDEFEQNDARKAVSIMSPGDKINIGSSIATYNANMSETGYHFRKFSYWKPNGGLNYSLKTPLLRTADIMLLVAEAKIRTAGAGAGDTEINKVRKRAGLGDVSGAGMPAVIHERRMELSGENERHQDLMRWDKAGLLDITTYYNKPKYGRDGNILVQARNFIRPKHYYFPLPQTEIDKSNGVLKQNENY, encoded by the coding sequence ATGACAACAAAAAATCGTTATAAACTTTTAATTATAGCTGCGGTACTGTTCACTTCCATGACTTCCTGCGATAGCATCCTGGACGTAACACCGAAAGGCACCTATACGACCGCTACCTACTGGCGTAACCAGTCAGACGCAGTTAATGGTATTACCGGTATTTACAACGTACTGCTGGAAGAAGATTTCACGGGACATGCCGAGTTTACCTTTGATGATCCTTCTGACGATCAGTACCGTGCAGGTGACCATTCTGAAGATGTAGCCATCGAAAACCTTACCTACGATGCAGCAAATGCACAGGTCCGTTTCGGCTGGAAATGGAAATATGAAATGATCAACCGCGCAAACAGTGCGTTGATATACATTCCAAAAATCACTTCCATCGACGAGGATATTAAAAACCGTTGTCTGGGTGAAGCACGTTTCCTGCGTGCATTTGCATACTGGAGACTGATGCTGGTATACGGAGAAGCGCCGGTAGTATCAGAAGACGATGTACTGACAGGTAATTATAACAAACCGAAAGTAGGTATAGACAGTCTGCGCTCCATGATCCAGACGGACCTGCTGGCAGCGGCAGACTTACTGCCGGATAGTTATGAAGGTGCTGACAGAGGTCGTGTATCAAAAGGTTCCGCATGGGGCTTACTGTGTAAGTTGTATATGTACTGGGAAAAGCTGGATCAGGCAATCATCTATGGTGAGAAAGTGATCAACAGCGGTAAGTACAATCTTGCGCCGACTTATGTAGCGAACTTCACACCAGAAACAAGTAACAATGATGAAATGCTGTTTGCCGTGCAGACAAGCGATACCTGGGGTTACTCAGATTTCACTACTTACTATACACCGCGTGAATGGAACGGATGGAACTTCCACCAGCCACTGAAGCAACTGGTAGATGAATTCGAACAGAATGATGCGCGTAAGGCAGTATCGATCATGTCTCCTGGTGATAAGATCAATATCGGTTCTTCTATCGCCACATACAATGCAAACATGTCAGAGACCGGTTATCACTTCCGTAAATTCTCTTACTGGAAACCTAACGGTGGTCTGAACTATTCCCTGAAAACGCCTTTATTGAGAACAGCAGATATCATGTTGCTGGTAGCGGAAGCGAAGATCCGTACCGCTGGTGCGGGTGCAGGTGATACAGAGATCAATAAAGTGCGTAAAAGAGCGGGCCTGGGCGATGTAAGCGGCGCAGGTATGCCAGCCGTTATCCATGAACGTCGTATGGAACTGAGTGGTGAAAATGAACGCCATCAGGACCTGATGCGTTGGGACAAAGCAGGTCTGCTGGATATTACCACTTACTATAATAAGCCCAAATATGGCAGAGATGGTAATATCCTGGTGCAGGCACGTAATTTCATCAGACCTAAGCATTATTATTTCCCATTGCCCCAAACAGAGATTGATAAGAGCAATGGTGTACTGAAGCAAAACGAGAATTACTAA
- a CDS encoding alpha-N-acetylglucosaminidase → MQLKKIIAALLLSTAGLPAFAQLDKAATEAFLKRVVKDRATAFTCEYLPADNGKDVFEIESNGSRIMLRGNNGVSVASALNYYLRNYCNSIITWNGTNLHLPAVLPVVKEKEHHVTPYRYRYYINYCTFQYSMSWWNWERWQQEIDWMAMNGINMPLALTGEEAIWQEVYKEMGFTDAELDKFFSGPAYFSWLWMGNIDAWGGPLPQHWKDSHKVLQQQILAAERSMGMLPILPAFTGHVPPAFKDKYPNEIVKPTNWDAGFPDVYILDPNSPMFDKIGKKFLEAQTKAFGTDHFYSADTFNENVPPSSDSSFLDAMSRKVYASMAAADPKAVWVMQGWMFHYNASYWHQPQIRALLNAVPDDHMIVLDLYSESHPEWRNTQAYYGKPWIWNMLHNFGGNTGMWGGMDAAAHDPATALHDPASGKMSGIGLTPEGIEQNPALYQLMIDNVWRDQPINVDTWLQSYAKQRYGAENEAVNKAWQILYHTVYIGGPTEGAPESIIVARPTLDIAAERVKTKLEYDPAKVVPAWDLFINAAAQLKPTEGFKYDLVDLTRQVLGNYASPLQQRVATAYRNKDLAAFKQYSTQFIGLLDDMDMLLGTQEGFLLGKWVSDARSNGITPAEQDLYEFNAKDLVTLWGDKDSPVHEYSNRQWNGLIKGFYKPRWQQFFTLLESSLKKGETADLKAFEEQVKAFEWKWANGHDKYAVKPQGDAVKAAVQLHKKYRKMM, encoded by the coding sequence ATGCAATTGAAAAAGATCATTGCTGCCTTGTTGCTCAGCACCGCGGGATTACCTGCGTTTGCACAGCTGGACAAGGCCGCTACGGAGGCGTTTTTGAAAAGGGTAGTAAAGGACAGGGCTACCGCATTTACCTGCGAATACCTGCCTGCGGATAACGGAAAGGATGTATTTGAAATAGAAAGTAACGGCAGCCGTATTATGTTGCGCGGAAACAACGGCGTGAGCGTAGCATCAGCATTGAACTACTATCTCAGAAATTACTGTAATTCAATCATTACCTGGAACGGCACCAACCTGCACCTGCCGGCTGTATTGCCGGTTGTGAAAGAGAAAGAGCATCATGTGACGCCGTACAGGTACCGTTATTATATCAACTACTGTACATTCCAGTACAGCATGAGCTGGTGGAACTGGGAGAGATGGCAGCAGGAAATAGACTGGATGGCGATGAATGGTATTAACATGCCATTGGCGCTTACCGGTGAAGAAGCGATCTGGCAGGAAGTGTATAAAGAGATGGGCTTTACGGATGCAGAACTGGACAAGTTCTTCAGCGGACCCGCTTATTTCTCCTGGCTCTGGATGGGGAATATCGATGCATGGGGCGGTCCATTGCCACAACACTGGAAAGACAGCCATAAGGTATTACAGCAACAGATACTGGCCGCAGAACGTAGTATGGGTATGTTGCCAATATTACCAGCCTTTACCGGACACGTACCGCCAGCCTTTAAAGATAAATATCCGAATGAGATCGTAAAGCCGACTAACTGGGACGCTGGTTTCCCGGATGTATATATCCTCGATCCAAACAGTCCGATGTTTGACAAGATCGGGAAGAAGTTCCTGGAAGCACAGACCAAAGCTTTTGGTACTGATCACTTTTACTCAGCGGATACCTTCAATGAAAATGTGCCGCCTTCGAGCGATTCTTCATTCCTGGATGCCATGAGTCGTAAGGTATATGCGTCTATGGCAGCTGCTGATCCGAAAGCCGTGTGGGTAATGCAGGGATGGATGTTCCATTATAATGCGAGTTACTGGCATCAGCCACAGATCAGAGCCTTGTTAAATGCAGTGCCTGATGATCATATGATCGTACTGGATCTGTATAGTGAAAGTCATCCTGAATGGAGGAATACACAGGCTTATTACGGCAAACCATGGATCTGGAATATGCTGCACAACTTTGGTGGTAATACCGGTATGTGGGGTGGAATGGATGCCGCTGCACACGATCCGGCTACTGCGTTGCATGATCCTGCTTCCGGAAAGATGTCGGGTATTGGTCTGACGCCGGAGGGCATTGAGCAGAATCCTGCGCTGTACCAGCTGATGATTGATAACGTTTGGAGAGATCAGCCGATCAACGTAGATACCTGGCTGCAATCGTATGCAAAACAACGATACGGTGCAGAGAATGAGGCAGTAAACAAGGCATGGCAGATCCTGTATCATACCGTGTATATTGGCGGTCCGACAGAAGGCGCGCCGGAATCGATCATTGTTGCAAGACCAACACTGGATATCGCAGCAGAGAGAGTAAAGACCAAACTTGAATATGATCCTGCCAAAGTAGTACCGGCATGGGATCTCTTCATCAATGCAGCCGCACAGCTGAAGCCAACAGAAGGATTTAAGTATGACCTGGTAGACCTGACCCGTCAGGTGCTTGGTAACTATGCCAGTCCATTACAACAGCGTGTAGCGACTGCTTATCGCAATAAAGATCTGGCGGCATTTAAACAATACAGCACACAATTCATCGGACTACTGGATGACATGGATATGCTGCTGGGGACTCAGGAAGGATTTCTATTGGGCAAATGGGTAAGCGATGCGCGCAGTAATGGTATTACGCCGGCAGAGCAGGACCTGTATGAGTTCAATGCAAAAGACCTGGTGACCTTGTGGGGGGATAAGGATAGTCCGGTACACGAATATTCAAACCGTCAGTGGAACGGGCTGATTAAAGGCTTTTATAAGCCTCGTTGGCAGCAGTTCTTCACTTTGCTGGAGTCCAGCCTCAAAAAGGGCGAAACAGCCGATTTAAAGGCATTTGAAGAGCAGGTGAAGGCATTTGAGTGGAAATGGGCGAACGGGCATGATAAATATGCCGTAAAGCCACAGGGAGACGCCGTGAAAGCTGCCGTTCAATTACACAAGAAATATCGTAAGATGATGTAA
- a CDS encoding winged helix-turn-helix transcriptional regulator gives MHECNFKDPLSDQQCEEMINAVGDALYVIGGKWKLRIIIALSNGRKRFNELQKALNGISARVLSNDLKDLELNGFVRRIERSESSTLLVEYELLEYSHTLLNVISSLNEWGTMHKKKIMHKD, from the coding sequence ATGCACGAGTGTAATTTTAAGGATCCGTTATCCGATCAGCAATGTGAAGAGATGATCAATGCTGTGGGAGACGCCCTGTATGTCATCGGAGGAAAATGGAAACTGCGGATTATCATCGCACTTTCCAATGGAAGGAAACGTTTTAACGAATTGCAGAAGGCTTTAAACGGTATTTCTGCCAGGGTCTTGTCAAATGATCTGAAAGATCTTGAACTGAACGGTTTCGTCCGCAGAATTGAACGTAGTGAATCCAGCACATTGCTGGTAGAATATGAATTGCTGGAGTACAGTCACACACTGCTGAATGTCATCTCCTCGCTGAATGAATGGGGCACCATGCATAAGAAAAAGATCATGCATAAAGATTGA
- a CDS encoding alpha/beta hydrolase family esterase, with the protein MYLLKIGCISLAVLLVIIAALYSYYVYTPIPKTPPLSATIRTSKIKVGELERSFLSYVPAKAPDHPALVIMLHGSGLDGKRFREWTGYSFDQLADKHGFLVAYPDGYKGNWNDCRINAPFEAKQLNIDDMGFLHTLIAYYERQYNIDPAKVFVFGYSNGGQMAFRLAMETPEKVAAIAAVCASLPDAATCSCTMQGATPPVLLINGTADKIIPYKGGEVTLFFKKVGIGISAPATAKHFADRNNAVEQQPETTSGTISQRTWIKEGHAFVKLISISGGGHTVPQQTFRFPRLLGMTSTAYDSPSEACHFFGLDK; encoded by the coding sequence ATGTATTTACTAAAGATTGGATGTATCAGCCTGGCCGTATTACTGGTCATCATCGCCGCTTTGTACAGTTACTATGTCTATACGCCCATACCTAAGACGCCCCCGCTCAGCGCAACTATCAGAACATCTAAAATTAAGGTGGGCGAACTGGAACGTAGCTTCCTTTCATATGTGCCTGCTAAAGCACCCGATCATCCGGCACTTGTCATTATGTTACATGGTTCCGGTCTGGACGGGAAGCGTTTCAGGGAATGGACCGGTTATAGCTTCGATCAGCTGGCAGATAAACATGGCTTTCTTGTCGCTTATCCCGACGGTTATAAAGGCAACTGGAATGATTGCCGTATCAATGCTCCTTTTGAGGCAAAACAGTTGAATATTGACGATATGGGCTTTTTGCATACATTGATCGCATACTATGAACGTCAATATAATATTGATCCGGCAAAGGTGTTTGTGTTTGGCTATTCCAACGGCGGACAAATGGCTTTCAGACTCGCTATGGAAACACCTGAAAAGGTAGCTGCTATCGCAGCAGTGTGTGCCAGTTTACCGGATGCCGCTACCTGCTCATGTACGATGCAGGGCGCTACTCCACCAGTACTGCTGATCAATGGTACAGCCGATAAGATCATTCCTTATAAGGGAGGAGAAGTAACGCTTTTCTTTAAGAAAGTAGGCATCGGTATTTCTGCGCCTGCTACGGCAAAACATTTTGCAGACAGGAACAACGCTGTAGAACAACAACCTGAAACCACATCAGGAACGATCTCTCAGCGTACATGGATAAAAGAAGGACATGCCTTTGTAAAACTGATCAGTATATCGGGTGGTGGGCATACCGTCCCTCAGCAGACATTCAGGTTCCCAAGGTTGTTGGGGATGACTTCTACGGCGTATGATAGTCCGTCTGAAGCCTGTCACTTCTTCGGATTAGATAAATAA